TGGCCTCGTCGAGCGGCGCCGCCTTCACCTCGTCGAGGAGCTGGCGGATCATGCTGCCGATGCGCAGCACCTTCGCCGGCTGCTCGACCAGCTCGGTGAGCTGGCGCTCGCCGTGCTCCTCGCCCTCACCGTCGCCCTCACCCTCGCCCTCCTGGCCCTGCGTCATCGCCGGGAGCGCGCTCGCCGGGATGGTGCCGATGGGCTGGCCGTCGGGGCCGACCACCACGACGAGCTCCTCGCGCGCGCCGTCGCCGGCCGGGTGTGCGGGCTGCTGCTGCTCCGTCATGACCCCCAGCCTATGCCCGGTCCGGTCGGGCGGTCCGTCCGAGCGTGAGGGAGACCGGGGGTCGAGGGGTCAGAGCGTCAGGACGATCTTGCCCGCGCGCCCGCCGTCGTCCATCAGCCGGTGGGCGCGGGCGACGTCCTCGAGCGGCATCGTGGTCTCGATGATCGGGCGCACCCGGCCCGCCGCCACGAGCGGCCAGACGTCCTCCACCACCCCGCAGCAGATCTGCGCCTTCTCGGCGAGCGGCCGGGAGCGCAGCGACGTCGCCGTCACCGACGCCCGCTTGCGCAGCAGGGCGTTGATGTCGAGCTCGGCCCGCGTGCCGCCCTGCATGCCGATGATCACCAGCCGGCCGCCGGTGGCGAGCGCGGAGACGTTGCGGCCGAGATACTTCGCGCCCATGTTGTCGAGGATCACGTCGGCCCCGCCGGCCTCGCGGAGCACCTCGACGAAGTCCTCGTCGCGATAGCTGATCGCGCGGGTGGCGCCGAGCGAGCGGCACAGCTCGAGCGTCTCGGGGGAGCCGGCGGTGGTGAACACCTCCGCGCCACGAGCGGCGGCGAGCTGGATGGCCATCGTGCCGATGCCGCCGCCCCCGCCGTGGACGAGCAGGCGCTCGCCCTTGTCGAGGTGGGCGGTCATGAAGACGTTGGACCACACCGTCGCCGCGACCTCGGGCAGCGAGGCCGCCTCGACGAGCGAGACGCCGGACGGGACCGGCATGACCTGCCCGACCGGCACGGCGACGCGGGCGGCGTACCCCCCGCCGGCGAGCAGCGCGCAGACCTCGTCGCCGACCTTCCAGCCCTCGACGCCCGCGCCGAGCTCGGCGATCCGGCCGCTGCACTCGAGGCCGATCACCTCGGACGCGCCGGGCGGCGGCGGGTAGTGGCCCTGGCGCTGGAGGGTGTCGGCGCGGTTGACGGCCGTGGCGACCACGTCGACCAGCACCTCGCCGGGGCCCGGGCGCGGGTCCTCGACCTCGCCGACGGACAGGACGTCGGGGCCACCGGCCCCGGTGGCGATGACAGCACGCAAGGGATCAGTCCTCGTAGAGATCGGTGGAGTGATCGACGGTCGAGTCGTCGGGGACGTCGTCGTCGATGTCGTCGGGGTCGGGCGCGTCGGCCGGCCGGTCCCAGCTCTCCGCGAGCTGCTGGGCGCGAGCGGCGAGCCGCTCGATCTCCTCCGGGTCGGCGTCCCGTGCCCCGGCCGCGATCCCCAGCAGGTAGGCGGTGATGGGTGCGGCCGTGCGCTGCACGTTCTGCGAGGCGGTGCGGGCCAGGTCGAGGACCAGCCCCTCGTCGACCTCGGTCTCGACGTCGAGCACGTCGCTCAGCTCATCGATCCAGTCGTGGAGGTTCACGAGCCCAATCTCTCGCACCCCACGGGGGTGCGGCAAGGGAGCCTGCGGCTCAGCGACGAAGGTCGCGCAGGTCGGCCCAGGAGTCCACGTCGACGGCCTCGTCGCCGATCGCGGCCACCTCGGCGAGGTCGAGCGGCGCGAGCAGGCGGTGCAGCGGCATCCCGTGCCGGCCGCCCGGCTCGGGGCGTACGGCGCCCAGCCGGGCGGCGTCGAGCACCCCCGCGAGCTGCCGTCGTCCGTCGCCGCCGACGAGGAACGCGCCGTCGCGCCCGGCCGCCGCGTCGCGCAGGCGCCGCATCGTGGCCGCGGTGACCCGCGGCATGTCCACCGCCAGCACGCCCACCAGGCCCAGCGGGGCCGGCGCACCCGCCAGCGCGTCGACGCCGGCGAGCAGCCCGGCGACCGGGCCGCCGCGCGGCGGGTCCTCGACCACGAACGTCACCGGCCGCGCGGTGGGCACGCTCGCCGGTGCCACGACGACCACCCGGTCGGCGTCGCCGAACGCGTCGAGCGCGTGCTCGAGCAACGTCCGCCCGGCCAGCTCGACGGCGGCCTTGTCGACCCCGCCCATCCGCTCGCCCGTGCCGCCCGCGAGGACCACCCCGTCGAAGCCGTCGGCAGCGCGGTCCGGATCCATGCCGCCATCCTCCCAGCCGCAGCGGGCGCGCGGCCTACCCTTGGGATCATGGACTCCACCTCACGGCGTTCTCCTGCTCCACGGCGTTCTCCTGCTGGGCGGCGGTCGACCGCGCGTCGGCACGGACACGCCGGATGACCGAGCGGCTGCGGGTGCGCGTCCACCAGTGGGCGAGCGGGCTCGACCCCGACGACAACCGCGCGCGCCTCGCCGAGGTGACGCCCGGCGCCGACCTCGTGGTGCTCCCGGAGGCGTTCGCGCGCGACTTCGGCCAGGCGGGCTCCGACGTGAGCCCCTTCGCCGAGCCGCTCGACGGCCCGTTCGCGCGCGAGGTGGCCCGCGTCGCCGACGCCTGCTCGTGCACCGTCGTTGCCGGCATGTTCGAGACGGCCGACGACCCGGCCCGGCCCTTCAACACCCTCCTCGTCCGCGGACCCCGCCCCGCGACCTACCGCAAGATCCACCTCTACGACTCCTTCGGCTACCGCGAGTCCGACCGGCTGACCGGCGGCGCGCTCGAGCCCGTCGTCGTGGAGGTCGCGGGCTGGCAGGTGGGCCTGATGACCTGCTACGACCTGCGGTTCCCCGAGCTCGCCCGCCGCCTCGTCGACGCCGGCGCCGTGGTGCTCGTGGTCCCGGCCGCCTGGCTTCCCGGCGACCGCAAGGTCGCCCACTGGCGCACGCTGCTGGCCGCCCGGGCGATCGAGAACACCTGCTTCGTGGTCGGCGCCGGCCAGCCGGAGCCTCGCTACGTCGGGCACTCGGCCGTGTTCGGCCCGCTCGGCGACACCCTCGCCGAGGCCGACGGGACGGAGCAGGTGATCGAGGCGGTCCTCGACCGCGCCGACCTCGACGGGGCCCGTCGCACCAATCCCTCCCTCGCCAACCGCCGGCTGTAACCTCCTCCGTCGTGCCTTCCCCCACCTCCGACAGCCCCCGCGGGTCCTCCCGCGGCAAGCGGGCTGCCGAGCGCCCGCCCTCGCGGCTGCGGCGCAGGCGGGGGTCACCGCAGCCCGAGGTGACCGGGCCGACCCCCCGCCCCGAGTCCGCGCCCACCGCGGAGCCGGCGCCCGCCCCGACGCCCGTCCCGGCTCCGGCTCCGGCCCCCACGCCTGCGCAGGCTCCCGCTCCGTCGGCCGCCCGGTCCCGGGTCGCCACCCGCTCCGCTGCGCCCACGGTCGACGAGGACGCGACCACCTCCTTCCCCGCCGGGCCGCGGCGCTCGCTCCTCGCGTTCTGGCTCGGTCTGCTGGCCCTCGGGTCGGCCGCGCTGGGGTGGGCGGCCCTCGGTGGCGCCCAGGGCGTCGACGGGCTCCCGGCCGCACCCGGGTGGCTCGACGGAGCGGGCGCGGTCGCCGTCGTCACGGCCCTGTCGTGGCTGCTGGCGACCCGGACCGCCGGCCGGGCACTGGTCTCGGCGGGCCTGGCGCTGGTGCTCGGCGCGACCAGCCTCCTCGTGGGAGGCCGGGTGCTGCCGACCGGGGCCGCGGTGATGACGTGCGTGGTGGGCAGCGTCTACGCCGTGATGGTGACGGTGCCCGCGGTGACCGGGCTCAAGGCGATACGCGAGGCGCTGATCGCCACCGTGGTCGCCGCGGTGACCGCCTTCGCCGCCGTCGGCTTCGAGCCGACCGTGGCGACCGAGCGCTTCGAGATCATCTCGCTGCTCCTCGCCCTCGGCCTCGTGCTCGCGATCGTCCACCGCCTCGGAGCCGGCCTCCACGGCCTCGGCCGCCGCGGCGCGATCGTCGTCGCGATCGGCCTCGGCGTCCTCATCGCGACCCTGGCCTACGCCGAGCTGCTGCGCCGCTACGGCGCCCAGACCTTCGTGTCGTCGGTCCTCGACTTCGCCGACTGGACAGCGGCCCGCATCGGCGCCTTCCCGCGCCCGCTCGTCGTCCTGCTCGGCATCCCGGCGCTGGTGTGGGGCACCCACGTCCGCGCCCGCCGGCGGCAGGGCTGGTGGGTCTGCGCGTTCGGCGTCGCCGCCACCGTGCCGCTCGCGACGGGCCTGATCTCCCCCGAGACCTCCT
The sequence above is drawn from the Nocardioides sp. zg-1228 genome and encodes:
- a CDS encoding NAD(P)H-quinone oxidoreductase: MRAVIATGAGGPDVLSVGEVEDPRPGPGEVLVDVVATAVNRADTLQRQGHYPPPPGASEVIGLECSGRIAELGAGVEGWKVGDEVCALLAGGGYAARVAVPVGQVMPVPSGVSLVEAASLPEVAATVWSNVFMTAHLDKGERLLVHGGGGGIGTMAIQLAAARGAEVFTTAGSPETLELCRSLGATRAISYRDEDFVEVLREAGGADVILDNMGAKYLGRNVSALATGGRLVIIGMQGGTRAELDINALLRKRASVTATSLRSRPLAEKAQICCGVVEDVWPLVAAGRVRPIIETTMPLEDVARAHRLMDDGGRAGKIVLTL
- a CDS encoding DUF6457 domain-containing protein, whose translation is MNLHDWIDELSDVLDVETEVDEGLVLDLARTASQNVQRTAAPITAYLLGIAAGARDADPEEIERLAARAQQLAESWDRPADAPDPDDIDDDVPDDSTVDHSTDLYED
- a CDS encoding NTP transferase domain-containing protein codes for the protein MDPDRAADGFDGVVLAGGTGERMGGVDKAAVELAGRTLLEHALDAFGDADRVVVVAPASVPTARPVTFVVEDPPRGGPVAGLLAGVDALAGAPAPLGLVGVLAVDMPRVTAATMRRLRDAAAGRDGAFLVGGDGRRQLAGVLDAARLGAVRPEPGGRHGMPLHRLLAPLDLAEVAAIGDEAVDVDSWADLRDLRR
- a CDS encoding carbon-nitrogen hydrolase family protein, with translation MTERLRVRVHQWASGLDPDDNRARLAEVTPGADLVVLPEAFARDFGQAGSDVSPFAEPLDGPFAREVARVADACSCTVVAGMFETADDPARPFNTLLVRGPRPATYRKIHLYDSFGYRESDRLTGGALEPVVVEVAGWQVGLMTCYDLRFPELARRLVDAGAVVLVVPAAWLPGDRKVAHWRTLLAARAIENTCFVVGAGQPEPRYVGHSAVFGPLGDTLAEADGTEQVIEAVLDRADLDGARRTNPSLANRRL